Proteins from one Candidatus Methylomirabilota bacterium genomic window:
- a CDS encoding glycosyltransferase, with product MGYEARRGRPGRVSTSSGYGVGSSVRFCGTGQALTRGGTTISGKSAPRISATICTHNRAQYLGKALKSLSDQTLPATDFEVLVVDNASTDDTAALVESVQPMLPSLRYVFEGSLGLSRARNAAIREARGDYIAFLDDDAVAVSEWLEAILTAFDTVKPTPVCVGGRIEPIWEGARPSWLADTLLGYLTIVNWSDTAMTLDPSCQYVAGANMAFSTAALRHLGGFSPSLGRVGDKLLSGEELHVQRLLVAAGHQLHYEPRASVGHHVPASRLTKEWFLHRAYSEGLSAAVMQTVMGNRPRPRRAQMALHSAIALLLHPREWAGSVLHTDEAARFACRCQTLRRLGTIWGLVAFSEARA from the coding sequence ATGGGCTACGAGGCGCGGCGCGGACGTCCGGGACGAGTTTCGACGTCGTCGGGATATGGGGTAGGATCGAGTGTCCGGTTTTGCGGGACCGGGCAAGCACTGACTCGAGGAGGAACGACTATTTCCGGGAAGTCCGCACCACGAATCAGTGCGACGATTTGCACACACAATCGTGCACAGTACCTGGGCAAGGCCCTGAAAAGTCTTTCCGACCAGACGCTACCCGCCACGGACTTCGAGGTGCTGGTGGTCGACAACGCCTCTACCGACGACACCGCCGCCCTCGTCGAGAGCGTGCAACCGATGCTGCCTTCGCTCCGCTACGTCTTCGAGGGCAGCCTCGGCCTCTCCCGCGCCCGCAACGCCGCGATCAGGGAGGCGCGCGGGGACTACATTGCGTTCCTGGACGACGATGCGGTAGCAGTTTCCGAGTGGCTCGAGGCCATTTTGACCGCTTTCGACACGGTCAAGCCGACTCCGGTCTGCGTGGGCGGCCGGATCGAGCCGATCTGGGAAGGTGCCCGGCCGAGCTGGCTGGCCGATACCCTGCTCGGCTACCTCACGATCGTGAACTGGTCGGACACGGCGATGACCCTCGATCCCTCCTGCCAGTACGTGGCGGGCGCCAACATGGCCTTCAGCACCGCGGCGCTCCGCCATCTCGGCGGGTTCAGTCCGAGCCTGGGCCGGGTCGGCGACAAGCTGCTCTCAGGGGAGGAGCTGCACGTTCAACGATTGCTCGTCGCGGCCGGCCACCAGCTGCACTACGAGCCGCGAGCCTCGGTCGGACATCACGTGCCGGCTTCGCGGCTGACGAAAGAATGGTTTCTCCACCGCGCTTATTCGGAGGGACTGTCTGCCGCCGTGATGCAAACGGTTATGGGTAACCGGCCCCGGCCTCGCCGCGCACAGATGGCGTTGCATTCCGCGATCGCCCTTCTGTTACACCCTCGGGAGTGGGCCGGCTCGGTCCTGCATACCGACGAGGCAGCAAGATTTGCCTGCCGCTGTCAGACCCTCCGGCGGCTGGGCACGATCTGGGGGCTGGTCGCCTTCTCCGAGGCGCGCGCGTGA
- the xrtA gene encoding exosortase A, whose protein sequence is MNVGNGLSEPGAGEWSFRLGPAAPVVALIGVVLLAVYWKILRALVIQWWDDANYSHGFLVPLFCLYLVWRQRAYLQRLPARGSLIGLAVILGGIGILLVGDLGADNFLMRSSLIVVLAGLVLFHLGRHVFRGVLFPLVFLFFMVPLPGVIFYAITFPLQSLAARQAAWMLDLLGIPVLLDGNVIHLAQLTLGVTEACSGIRSLIALFAAAVAWAYLLLPVGWPMLVFVASTLPITIFANAARVVLTGLIGQQFGVDYATGFFHEFAGLVIYAFAFLCLAGVYSLLLLVGRARTPVPSP, encoded by the coding sequence ATGAACGTGGGCAATGGCCTGAGCGAGCCGGGAGCCGGGGAGTGGTCTTTCCGGCTGGGCCCGGCGGCCCCGGTCGTCGCCCTCATCGGGGTGGTACTCCTCGCGGTCTACTGGAAGATCCTCCGGGCCCTCGTCATCCAGTGGTGGGACGACGCCAACTACAGCCACGGTTTCCTGGTCCCACTCTTCTGCCTCTACCTGGTCTGGCGGCAGCGCGCATACTTGCAGCGGTTGCCGGCGCGCGGCAGCCTGATCGGTCTCGCGGTGATCCTGGGCGGCATCGGCATCCTGCTGGTGGGGGATCTGGGCGCCGACAACTTCCTGATGCGAAGCTCGCTCATCGTGGTGCTGGCCGGGCTCGTGCTGTTCCATCTCGGCCGGCACGTCTTCCGCGGGGTCCTGTTTCCCCTCGTCTTTCTGTTCTTCATGGTGCCTCTGCCCGGAGTCATCTTCTACGCGATTACCTTCCCCCTGCAGAGCCTCGCGGCTCGGCAGGCGGCCTGGATGCTGGACCTGCTCGGCATTCCGGTTCTCCTGGATGGCAACGTAATCCACCTGGCCCAGCTCACCCTCGGCGTCACCGAGGCGTGCAGCGGGATCCGGTCCCTCATCGCCCTGTTCGCGGCGGCGGTGGCCTGGGCCTATCTCCTGCTGCCGGTGGGCTGGCCGATGCTCGTCTTCGTAGCCTCCACGCTGCCGATCACGATCTTCGCCAATGCGGCCAGGGTCGTGCTCACCGGTCTCATCGGCCAGCAGTTCGGTGTCGATTACGCGACCGGCTTCTTCCATGAGTTTGCGGGTCTCGTCATCTATGCGTTCGCCTTCCTCTGCCTCGCCGGGGTCTACAGCCTGCTGCTTCTCGTCGGACGGGCACGCACGCCGGTGCCCTCGCCGTGA
- a CDS encoding ABC transporter permease: MSENMVIERGSLARSGDAALAPTVTTVIEASKGWVPLRLREMWEYREVLYFLIWRDIKVRYRQTAIGAAWALIQPLMTMVVFSVFFGKLAKMPSDGVPYPLFALTALVPWTFTSTGVNQSANSLVNNGHLITKVYFPRLLVPMARVLAGVPDIALSFALLLAMIWWYGFLRAGSHLLWIPLLAMLAFFTALGVGLWLSALNVRYRDVQHAVPFLVQIWLFATPIAYPSSLLPGAWHTVYALNPMVTIVDGFRWAMLGTQPPAPASIVASTVVTLTVLITGAFFFRRVERSFADIV; encoded by the coding sequence ATGAGCGAGAACATGGTCATCGAGCGCGGCTCCCTGGCTCGTTCGGGAGACGCCGCGCTCGCCCCCACCGTCACCACCGTGATCGAGGCATCCAAGGGCTGGGTGCCGTTGCGTCTGCGCGAGATGTGGGAGTACCGCGAGGTACTCTACTTCCTGATCTGGCGAGACATCAAGGTGCGTTATCGCCAGACCGCGATCGGCGCGGCGTGGGCGCTCATCCAGCCGCTCATGACGATGGTCGTATTCAGCGTCTTCTTCGGCAAGCTCGCCAAGATGCCGTCCGATGGCGTGCCCTACCCGCTGTTCGCCTTGACCGCGCTGGTGCCGTGGACGTTCACCTCGACGGGAGTCAACCAGTCGGCCAATAGCCTCGTCAACAACGGCCACCTGATCACCAAGGTGTACTTCCCGCGGCTGCTCGTCCCGATGGCCCGCGTGCTCGCGGGGGTGCCCGATATCGCCCTGTCCTTCGCGCTGCTACTCGCGATGATCTGGTGGTACGGCTTCCTGCGGGCGGGCTCTCATCTGCTCTGGATCCCGCTGCTGGCCATGCTGGCGTTCTTCACCGCGCTCGGCGTCGGTCTTTGGCTGTCCGCGCTCAACGTCCGATACCGAGACGTTCAGCACGCGGTGCCCTTCCTCGTTCAGATCTGGCTGTTCGCCACCCCGATCGCGTATCCCTCGAGTCTGCTGCCCGGCGCCTGGCACACGGTCTACGCGCTGAACCCGATGGTCACCATCGTCGATGGCTTCCGCTGGGCCATGCTCGGGACGCAGCCTCCCGCGCCGGCGTCTATCGTGGCCTCCACCGTGGTCACGCTGACCGTCCTGATCACCGGGGCCTTCTTCTTCCGCCGAGTCGAGCGCTCCTTCGCGGACATCGTCTGA
- a CDS encoding methyltransferase domain-containing protein: MSRDQVHLTAFEPLLDILRCPQTGSPLILTSRMELEAAAAGVPSQSVPATAVGALVSPGSSRAYPILGQVISFLEDDVLRLSAAVERPGREQTADAAIKRDVKRWYDEFGWKRTQNGQYGDTALFSQLGNSAHGFYEMASHLSILHRFMGGEFLLDAASGAIPHPEYLAYGWFYRYRVCVDFSLTALQQAAATLGDRGFYCMADICRLPFRDDVFDGVVSGYTIQHVPASSQAQALAELYRVLGPGQVCCILTDARPARLRPALARLAGMTRRRVRPRVEAPRTPSTGPSAPPPSRLYGHAPTARWWRRQLSTLGCLYSVKALRILAKDEFESCFGNSLGAARRLRVLETALPRALARYSRYLLVEMSKREGSQR, encoded by the coding sequence GTGAGCCGGGATCAGGTCCACCTCACGGCCTTCGAGCCACTACTGGATATCCTCCGCTGCCCCCAGACGGGCAGCCCGCTCATCCTCACGAGCCGGATGGAGCTGGAGGCAGCGGCCGCGGGGGTGCCGAGCCAATCCGTTCCAGCCACGGCCGTCGGCGCCCTCGTCTCGCCCGGCTCCTCGCGGGCCTACCCGATCCTCGGCCAGGTGATCAGCTTTCTCGAAGATGACGTGCTGCGCCTGTCCGCGGCGGTCGAGCGGCCGGGCCGGGAGCAGACCGCGGATGCTGCCATCAAGCGCGACGTCAAGCGCTGGTACGACGAGTTCGGCTGGAAGCGCACCCAGAACGGACAGTACGGCGATACCGCGCTCTTCTCCCAACTCGGGAATAGCGCGCACGGCTTCTACGAGATGGCCTCTCACCTCTCGATCCTCCATCGCTTCATGGGCGGCGAGTTCCTTCTCGACGCGGCGAGCGGGGCTATTCCGCATCCGGAGTATCTCGCCTACGGATGGTTCTACCGCTACCGGGTGTGCGTGGACTTCTCGCTCACCGCGCTCCAGCAGGCCGCCGCCACGTTGGGCGATCGCGGCTTCTACTGCATGGCCGACATCTGCCGACTGCCGTTCCGCGATGACGTGTTCGACGGCGTCGTCTCCGGCTACACGATCCAACACGTCCCCGCCTCGAGCCAGGCTCAGGCTCTCGCCGAGCTATACCGCGTGCTGGGGCCCGGGCAGGTCTGCTGCATCCTGACCGATGCGCGACCGGCCCGCCTGCGTCCCGCGCTGGCTCGGCTGGCGGGAATGACCCGACGACGAGTGCGTCCACGGGTCGAGGCGCCGCGGACGCCGTCAACCGGGCCGTCGGCCCCGCCCCCGTCGCGCCTCTACGGACACGCGCCGACCGCTCGATGGTGGCGGCGCCAGTTGTCAACGCTGGGCTGCCTTTACTCGGTGAAGGCTTTGCGGATCCTGGCCAAGGACGAATTCGAGTCGTGCTTCGGCAATTCGCTCGGCGCGGCCAGACGGCTGCGTGTGCTCGAGACGGCGCTGCCCAGGGCGCTCGCCAGGTATTCTCGCTATCTCCTCGTCGAGATGTCGAAACGTGAAGGGAGCCAGCGATGA
- a CDS encoding EpsI family protein, giving the protein MALLLGAFGVLHFRSVGEGVQMRKSFEQFPTGLGTWKGRDDISFEPDILKMLKMSDYLMRRYENSNGHSAWLYMAYWPSQRRGNDIHSPKNCLPGGGWEPVEASRVQIAVPGSPTPITVNRYLVQKDRQMQLVMYWFQAQGTVVAGEFEAKIQMVRSAFLRNRTDGAIVRISSPVYGSVSETTAELTEYVRLLYPILGEYLPR; this is encoded by the coding sequence GTGGCGCTGCTGCTCGGGGCGTTCGGCGTCCTGCATTTCCGCTCGGTCGGCGAAGGAGTCCAGATGCGCAAGTCCTTCGAACAGTTTCCGACCGGACTCGGGACCTGGAAGGGCCGCGACGACATCTCCTTCGAGCCCGACATCCTGAAGATGCTGAAGATGTCGGACTACCTCATGCGGCGATACGAAAACAGCAACGGCCACAGCGCCTGGCTGTACATGGCCTACTGGCCGTCTCAGCGCCGCGGCAACGACATTCATTCCCCCAAGAACTGCCTGCCGGGTGGCGGGTGGGAGCCGGTGGAGGCGAGCCGCGTCCAGATCGCGGTGCCGGGGTCCCCCACCCCGATCACGGTGAACCGTTATCTGGTCCAGAAGGATCGACAGATGCAGCTCGTGATGTACTGGTTCCAGGCCCAGGGCACGGTCGTGGCGGGGGAGTTCGAGGCGAAGATCCAAATGGTCCGCAGCGCCTTCCTGCGGAATCGCACGGACGGCGCGATCGTACGTATCTCCAGCCCGGTGTACGGGAGCGTTTCTGAGACGACGGCCGAGCTGACGGAGTACGTTCGGCTGCTCTACCCGATACTCGGCGAGTATCTCCCACGGTGA
- a CDS encoding class I SAM-dependent methyltransferase gives MTLDDLLRDPPRVHAWGAPNELSYSGFAREFYACMSDHIDATSSTLETGAGISTVVFALRQARHTCVAPDFPELDRLKTYCSEKGIPIDSIDFQPMRSDEYFRLWTPRRLDLVLIDGCHGFPAPFLDWFHIAVSLRVGGLLVVDDTHLWTGKILKEFLETETGWRLDRPHSTKTAVFRKIGEYVPWKEWTEQPYVSSRSDVRRPRHSRVRLAFELARRGEYATLLRKVRKVMF, from the coding sequence ATGACCCTCGACGACCTGCTGCGTGATCCGCCGAGGGTTCACGCCTGGGGGGCCCCCAACGAGCTGAGCTACTCCGGGTTCGCCCGAGAGTTCTACGCGTGTATGTCCGATCACATCGATGCGACGTCGTCCACGCTCGAGACCGGAGCGGGCATCAGCACGGTGGTCTTCGCGCTCCGACAGGCGCGGCACACGTGTGTCGCGCCGGACTTCCCCGAGCTGGATCGCCTGAAGACCTACTGCTCCGAGAAGGGAATCCCCATCGACTCGATCGATTTCCAGCCGATGCGGTCGGACGAGTACTTCCGCCTCTGGACGCCCCGCCGTCTCGATCTGGTCCTGATCGACGGCTGTCACGGCTTCCCGGCTCCATTCCTCGATTGGTTCCACATCGCGGTGAGCCTGCGGGTGGGAGGGCTCCTCGTCGTCGACGACACGCACCTCTGGACCGGAAAGATCCTGAAGGAGTTCCTGGAGACGGAGACCGGTTGGCGACTCGACCGCCCACACTCGACGAAGACCGCGGTGTTCCGGAAGATCGGGGAGTACGTGCCCTGGAAGGAGTGGACCGAGCAGCCCTATGTCTCGAGCCGCAGCGACGTTCGGCGTCCGCGGCACTCGCGCGTGCGGCTGGCGTTCGAGCTGGCCCGGCGGGGGGAGTACGCCACCTTGCTCCGCAAGGTGAGGAAGGTAATGTTTTGA
- a CDS encoding ABC transporter ATP-binding protein has translation MSSDIAVRVDGLGKRFPLGTRRRIGHPMLREAIVRGAMLPFTKLAALARRSRATAGPQGGAAPAVADHVWALRDVSFTVPRGQIMGLIGPNGAGKSTLLKILSRITEPTVGRVEIHGRVACLLEVGTGFHPELTGRENVYLSGAFLGMRKREIDRKLDEILAFAGVDAFLETPVKYFSSGMYVRLAFAVAAHLDPDILVVDEVLAVGDAAFQRKCLAKMEDVREHGRTILFVSHNLPSITRLCERAILINGGMIRKDGPVAEVASAYMLSSLSTAPDRTWPDLATAPGNEIVRLRRVRVCNAAGETTQVVEVRDPVTVEIVYEVLKPGYPLAPWCEFFNDSGACLFTSLDMKPGWRDSPCPMGPVVSTVQIPRDLLSEGTVLIGAGLYSAQHNQNVYHVKDTVAFQVTDNLHFVDGGSARGDWEGRIAGAVRPRLEWTRSYAGRPG, from the coding sequence ATGTCGAGCGACATCGCGGTTCGGGTCGACGGACTCGGCAAGCGCTTTCCCCTCGGGACGCGCCGGCGTATCGGCCATCCGATGCTCCGCGAGGCCATAGTCCGCGGGGCGATGCTGCCGTTCACCAAGCTGGCCGCGCTCGCCCGCCGTTCCCGGGCTACTGCCGGCCCCCAAGGCGGCGCGGCCCCGGCGGTGGCGGACCACGTGTGGGCCCTGCGCGATGTCTCCTTCACGGTGCCCCGCGGGCAGATCATGGGCCTCATCGGCCCGAACGGCGCCGGAAAGAGCACATTGCTCAAGATCCTCTCCCGAATCACCGAGCCCACGGTGGGGCGGGTCGAGATCCACGGCCGCGTGGCCTGTCTCTTGGAGGTCGGCACCGGGTTTCATCCGGAGCTGACCGGCCGCGAAAACGTCTATCTGAGCGGGGCCTTCCTGGGGATGCGGAAGCGCGAGATCGACCGCAAGCTCGACGAGATCCTGGCCTTCGCGGGCGTGGACGCGTTTTTGGAGACACCGGTCAAGTACTTCTCCAGCGGCATGTACGTGCGCCTGGCCTTCGCGGTCGCCGCGCACCTGGACCCGGACATTCTCGTGGTCGACGAGGTGCTCGCGGTCGGCGACGCGGCCTTCCAGCGGAAGTGTCTGGCCAAGATGGAGGACGTCCGCGAGCACGGCCGCACGATCCTCTTCGTGTCCCACAATCTGCCCAGCATCACCCGGCTCTGCGAGCGCGCCATCCTGATCAACGGCGGCATGATCCGAAAGGACGGACCGGTGGCCGAGGTGGCGAGCGCGTACATGCTCTCCAGCCTGAGCACGGCACCCGATCGAACCTGGCCGGATCTCGCCACCGCGCCGGGAAACGAGATCGTTCGGCTGCGACGCGTGCGGGTGTGCAACGCGGCCGGGGAGACGACACAGGTCGTGGAGGTGCGCGACCCGGTGACGGTGGAGATCGTCTACGAGGTGCTGAAGCCCGGGTATCCGCTCGCGCCGTGGTGCGAGTTCTTCAACGACTCGGGCGCTTGTCTGTTCACGTCGCTCGATATGAAGCCCGGCTGGCGGGATAGCCCCTGCCCGATGGGACCGGTGGTGAGTACGGTTCAGATACCGCGCGATCTCCTCTCGGAAGGGACGGTCCTGATCGGCGCGGGCCTGTATTCAGCCCAGCACAACCAGAACGTCTACCACGTGAAGGATACGGTGGCGTTCCAGGTCACCGACAATCTTCACTTCGTCGACGGCGGGTCGGCACGGGGCGACTGGGAAGGACGCATCGCGGGCGCGGTTCGGCCTCGCCTGGAATGGACCCGCAGCTACGCGGGGCGCCCCGGATAA